One region of Limnospira fusiformis SAG 85.79 genomic DNA includes:
- a CDS encoding HEAT repeat domain-containing protein, which produces MVGKSGQPFKKSRKYGESAEDLQDRLDFVAALLAWDDKEITIPPDSLKAQFELEWVKEDELRVSGILEQKQRNGQIKRIEKGITKKELGILLETYRQKPILEAARDELIQNALACLRDLGILKEHESAKNQGYWKFSLCLKHQTKREENLQVIRDKWKESFGELPEPNHPPQLTATLNRCILGLKGDYQQAQQQLTEITTTLQNLLKDKTLSITKVEEGSIILIVESSQTGYEQLKRLIGQEIAGFPVEYAIDEWQDICRRMLLDRKPLSSNTVIGQVYGNRNLIDEDLFVDLALVKPKRSENPKHPQEIDPEKGSDLYNREEVEKRFAYREFLEEVISQRTEKRLAIIGEPGAGKTTLLQKLAFWLLQATDDLVVWVSLAELGSQPLGEYLEQKWLTEALRQSREEIKADWGNKFEGGAVWLLLDGLDEMSQTDLQGLKFRGWVTDARMIVTCRLNLWQGNPSQLQGFQTYLTQPFQDEQMQEFIRRWFRGLVAAGEDVQLAESLWSELQESGKERIKDLCRNPLRLTLLCATWKVEDALPETMAELYGGFVESVYGWKETAFPVTEEEKEQLNAALGELAKASLEGETSRFRLTHRLVCEHLGKPKAKGSLFPLALKLGWLNEVGVAAENPREKVYGFYHATFQEYFAALAVEDWDYFLPKDHCDRPVEGKRYRIFEPQWKQVILLWLGREDIGDEEKEAFIRGLVEFEDGVRDFYEYQAFFLAAAGINEFKACSRAAEIVRQVVKWGFGYFNIEKQEWRTFLNPIEEGARKTIPETIRRLAVPELSVIIENCPGEDTRRQAAESLGAIDPGNADAIAALVKLIETTEDEDTQRQAAEILGEIGQGSPQAIAALVKLIETTKSDSTQCRAVWSLGKIDPGNPQAIAGLLEVIRNTENEFTRRQAARSLGEIGKGNPDAIAGLLKVIRNTEDEDTRREAIESLGEIGQGNPEAIAVLVEIIRNTEDEYTRLLAAWSLEEIDPGNPDAIAGLVEVIRNTEDEDTRLLAAEILGKIDPGNPDAIAVLVEVIRSTEDEDTRREAAQSLGEIDPGNPDAIAVLVEVIRNTEDEHTRRWAVESLEKIDPGNPDAIAILLEVIRNTEDELTRMAVYSLGEIGQGNPEAIAVLVEVIRNTKDEWTRRNAAYSLEEIDPGNPEAIAGLVEVIRNTEDELTRMAVYSLGEIGQGNPEAIAGLVELIRNTEDEYTRREAAESLWKIDPGNPDAIAGLLQVIRTTEDEDTRMQAAESLKKILTTRQHYAEVVFTLKDNLSDEVYQNNFKRFEASYKVIWNCAENLPYPEFYQAWHNPPTTPHPEVTEQTPHSGEPSFASPLTWESLQHLPLYCLNADLLADETREREIALTLSELIWEITCPDEDPPEPATPAELRRHLKTLKRRNLLPHGAILFGSETVSTPTQPTPELMAFCQKLTGVIAVAFLTEEPLEAPLKGFPPNQPNLISAIESWLGESVHRGSP; this is translated from the coding sequence ATGGTGGGAAAATCGGGTCAGCCTTTCAAAAAAAGCCGCAAGTATGGAGAAAGCGCGGAGGACTTGCAAGACCGTCTGGACTTCGTGGCGGCGTTGCTGGCTTGGGATGATAAGGAGATCACGATTCCCCCAGACTCACTCAAGGCACAGTTTGAACTGGAGTGGGTGAAAGAGGACGAGTTGAGGGTGTCTGGCATCCTTGAGCAAAAACAGCGCAATGGACAGATTAAGCGGATAGAAAAGGGGATTACTAAGAAGGAGTTAGGGATTTTATTAGAAACCTATCGCCAGAAACCGATTTTGGAAGCGGCGAGGGATGAACTGATTCAAAATGCCTTGGCTTGCCTTCGAGATTTGGGGATTCTGAAGGAGCATGAATCAGCCAAAAATCAAGGATATTGGAAGTTTTCGCTCTGTCTCAAACATCAAACCAAGAGAGAAGAGAACCTACAGGTTATTCGAGATAAATGGAAAGAGTCCTTTGGGGAACTGCCTGAACCTAACCATCCGCCCCAACTCACGGCGACGCTCAACCGCTGCATTTTAGGACTCAAAGGCGACTATCAACAGGCGCAACAGCAACTCACGGAAATCACCACTACCCTGCAAAACCTGCTCAAGGATAAAACCCTCTCCATTACCAAGGTTGAGGAAGGCAGTATTATCCTGATTGTGGAGAGTTCCCAAACCGGGTATGAGCAACTTAAACGCCTGATTGGACAAGAGATTGCTGGGTTCCCGGTGGAATATGCGATCGATGAATGGCAAGATATTTGCCGTCGGATGTTACTGGACCGGAAACCGTTAAGCAGTAATACGGTTATCGGTCAGGTTTATGGGAATCGCAATTTAATTGATGAGGATTTATTTGTCGATTTAGCCCTAGTGAAACCGAAACGGAGTGAGAACCCAAAACACCCCCAAGAGATTGACCCGGAAAAAGGTTCGGACTTGTACAATCGGGAGGAAGTCGAGAAACGGTTTGCTTACCGAGAGTTTCTCGAAGAAGTGATTAGTCAACGCACGGAGAAACGTCTTGCCATTATTGGGGAACCGGGGGCGGGAAAAACCACGTTACTCCAGAAATTAGCCTTTTGGTTATTACAAGCAACCGATGATTTAGTGGTTTGGGTATCCTTGGCAGAATTGGGCAGTCAACCCCTGGGAGAGTATTTAGAGCAAAAATGGCTCACCGAGGCATTGAGGCAGTCCAGAGAGGAAATTAAAGCCGACTGGGGGAATAAATTTGAGGGGGGTGCAGTCTGGTTACTGTTGGATGGCTTGGATGAGATGAGCCAGACGGACCTACAGGGGTTAAAATTCCGAGGTTGGGTGACGGATGCGCGGATGATTGTCACCTGTCGCTTGAATTTGTGGCAAGGGAACCCCAGCCAGTTACAGGGGTTTCAAACCTATCTCACCCAACCGTTTCAGGATGAACAAATGCAGGAGTTTATCCGGCGCTGGTTTCGGGGGTTGGTGGCGGCGGGTGAGGATGTCCAGTTGGCGGAATCCTTGTGGTCAGAATTGCAAGAGTCGGGGAAGGAACGGATTAAGGATTTATGCCGCAATCCCCTGCGGTTAACCTTGTTATGTGCGACTTGGAAGGTGGAGGATGCGCTACCGGAAACGATGGCGGAATTGTATGGGGGGTTTGTGGAGTCGGTCTATGGCTGGAAGGAAACGGCTTTTCCGGTGACGGAGGAGGAAAAGGAACAGTTAAATGCGGCTTTGGGAGAGTTGGCGAAGGCATCCCTGGAGGGGGAAACGAGTCGATTTCGGTTAACTCATCGGTTGGTATGTGAGCATTTGGGGAAACCGAAGGCAAAGGGGTCGTTGTTTCCTTTGGCGTTAAAGTTAGGCTGGTTGAATGAGGTGGGGGTGGCGGCGGAAAATCCCCGTGAGAAGGTGTATGGGTTTTATCATGCGACGTTTCAGGAGTATTTTGCGGCGTTGGCGGTGGAGGATTGGGATTATTTTCTGCCGAAGGATCATTGCGATCGTCCGGTGGAGGGGAAGCGGTATAGAATTTTTGAACCGCAGTGGAAGCAGGTAATTTTGTTGTGGTTGGGGCGTGAGGATATTGGGGATGAGGAGAAGGAAGCGTTTATTCGGGGGTTGGTTGAGTTTGAGGATGGGGTCAGAGATTTTTATGAATATCAAGCCTTTTTTCTGGCAGCGGCAGGAATTAATGAGTTTAAGGCTTGTTCTAGGGCGGCTGAGATTGTTCGGCAGGTAGTCAAGTGGGGTTTTGGTTATTTCAATATTGAAAAACAGGAATGGCGAACTTTTTTAAATCCGATAGAAGAAGGGGCAAGAAAGACGATACCTGAAACCATTAGACGGCTGGCTGTTCCAGAACTGAGTGTAATCATTGAAAATTGCCCAGGAGAAGATACCCGGAGGCAGGCGGCTGAGAGTTTAGGGGCAATCGACCCAGGAAATGCCGATGCGATCGCTGCTTTGGTTAAACTGATCGAAACCACTGAGGATGAAGATACTCAGAGGCAGGCGGCAGAGATTTTAGGGGAAATCGGACAAGGAAGCCCTCAAGCGATCGCTGCTTTGGTCAAACTTATCGAAACTACTAAGTCTGACTCTACCCAATGCAGGGCAGTATGGAGTTTAGGGAAAATCGACCCAGGAAATCCTCAAGCGATCGCTGGATTGCTCGAAGTTATCCGCAATACTGAGAATGAATTTACCCGTAGGCAGGCGGCACGGAGTTTAGGGGAAATCGGAAAAGGAAATCCCGATGCGATCGCTGGATTGCTCAAAGTTATCCGCAATACTGAGGATGAAGATACCCGTAGGGAGGCTATAGAGAGTTTAGGGGAAATCGGACAAGGAAATCCGGAGGCGATCGCTGTATTGGTCGAAATTATCCGCAATACTGAGGATGAATATACCCGTTTGCTGGCGGCATGGAGTTTAGAGGAAATCGACCCAGGAAATCCCGATGCGATCGCTGGATTGGTCGAAGTTATCCGCAATACTGAGGATGAAGATACCCGTTTGCTGGCGGCAGAAATTTTAGGGAAAATCGACCCAGGAAATCCCGATGCGATCGCTGTATTGGTCGAAGTTATCCGCAGTACTGAGGATGAAGATACCCGTAGGGAGGCGGCACAGAGTTTAGGGGAAATCGACCCAGGAAATCCCGATGCGATAGCCGTATTGGTCGAAGTTATCCGCAATACTGAGGATGAACATACCCGTAGGTGGGCGGTAGAGAGTTTAGAGAAAATCGACCCAGGAAATCCCGATGCGATCGCCATATTGCTCGAAGTTATACGCAATACTGAGGATGAATTGACCCGTATGGCGGTATATAGTTTAGGGGAAATCGGACAAGGAAATCCGGAGGCGATCGCCGTATTGGTCGAAGTTATACGCAATACTAAGGATGAATGGACCCGTAGAAATGCGGCATATAGTTTAGAGGAAATCGATCCAGGAAATCCCGAGGCGATCGCTGGGTTGGTCGAAGTTATACGCAATACTGAGGATGAATTGACCCGTATGGCGGTATATAGTTTAGGGGAAATCGGACAAGGAAATCCCGAGGCGATCGCTGGATTGGTCGAACTTATCCGCAATACTGAGGATGAATATACCCGTAGAGAGGCGGCAGAGAGTTTATGGAAAATCGACCCAGGAAATCCCGACGCGATCGCTGGGTTGCTCCAAGTTATCCGCACGACTGAGGATGAAGATACCCGTATGCAGGCGGCAGAAAGTTTAAAGAAAATCCTCACCACACGCCAACACTATGCAGAAGTCGTCTTCACTTTAAAAGACAACCTCAGCGATGAAGTTTACCAAAACAACTTTAAACGATTCGAGGCATCCTACAAAGTCATCTGGAATTGTGCCGAAAACCTCCCCTATCCCGAATTTTACCAAGCATGGCACAATCCCCCCACCACCCCCCATCCCGAAGTCACCGAACAAACCCCCCATAGCGGCGAACCCTCTTTCGCCTCTCCCCTCACCTGGGAATCCCTGCAACACCTGCCCCTGTATTGCCTCAACGCCGACCTCCTCGCTGACGAAACCCGCGAACGGGAAATCGCCCTCACCCTCAGCGAACTGATTTGGGAAATCACCTGTCCCGACGAAGACCCCCCGGAACCCGCCACCCCCGCAGAACTGCGCCGCCACCTCAAAACCCTAAAACGCCGTAACCTCCTCCCCCACGGTGCCATCCTCTTCGGTAGCGAAACGGTTTCCACCCCGACCCAACCCACCCCAGAACTCATGGCCTTTTGCCAAAAACTGACCGGGGTAATTGCTGTAGCCTTCCTCACGGAGGAACCCCTAGAAGCGCCGTTAAAAGGCTTTCCCCCCAATCAACCGAATCTGATATCTGCCATTGAAAGTTGGTTAGGGGAGAGTGTACATAGGGGTTCTCCCTGA
- a CDS encoding type II toxin-antitoxin system RelE/ParE family toxin: MEVSFSSAFKRAFKKKIKGNQDLETRFWQKLDLFILDPFDPTLKTHKLSGKLKDLWSFSVGYDERVLFYFTEDEKAVFVDMGSHDEVY, encoded by the coding sequence ATGGAAGTTAGTTTTAGCTCTGCTTTTAAACGGGCTTTTAAAAAGAAAATTAAAGGCAATCAGGATTTAGAAACAAGGTTTTGGCAAAAGTTAGACTTGTTTATCCTCGATCCATTTGACCCTACTTTAAAGACGCACAAACTATCGGGTAAGTTGAAAGATTTATGGAGTTTCAGTGTGGGTTATGATGAGAGAGTGTTATTCTATTTTACAGAGGATGAAAAAGCTGTATTTGTTGATATGGGCAGCCATGATGAGGTGTATTAA
- a CDS encoding CmpA/NrtA family ABC transporter substrate-binding protein, protein MPRFNRRQFLITAGAATAGSLLLHSCGPINDQTQFEVEIDPENAPETPTARLGFIALTDAAPLIIGREKGFFAKYGMTDVSVEKQASWGTTRDNLVLGSRGGGIDGAHILTPMPYLISEGIVTDGRRVPMYILARLNLNGQGICLSNDYRDLEIGVDSTPLKERFAERRAAGEDLRAAMTFPGGTHDCWIRYWLAAGGIDPDQEISTIVVPPPQMVANMRVGNMDTFCVGEPWPLQLVNQDIGYNALTTGELWQDHPEKALGMRADWVDEHPKAARALLMGTLEAQIWCSEPENVEEMCQILSRRAWFNVPFDDIIDRSRGIYDFGIGEVREMPDLMQKYWRDNASYPFKSHELWFLTENIRWGYLPPDADIKGMVDRVNREDLWREAAEAIGQGDMIPESTSRGPETFFDGKVFDPEDPQDYLKSLEITRI, encoded by the coding sequence ATGCCCCGATTTAACCGTCGCCAATTCCTGATTACAGCTGGTGCAGCAACGGCTGGCAGCTTATTACTCCATAGCTGCGGACCGATTAATGACCAAACCCAATTTGAGGTAGAAATTGACCCAGAAAATGCCCCGGAAACTCCAACAGCACGACTCGGCTTTATTGCCTTAACCGACGCGGCTCCCCTAATTATTGGACGGGAAAAAGGCTTTTTTGCTAAGTATGGCATGACGGATGTCTCCGTTGAAAAACAAGCATCCTGGGGAACCACCCGTGACAATTTAGTTCTGGGTTCTCGGGGCGGTGGTATTGATGGGGCACATATTCTCACACCAATGCCTTATCTGATTTCAGAGGGGATTGTCACCGATGGTCGGCGAGTCCCGATGTACATTTTGGCGCGTCTGAATTTGAATGGTCAGGGGATTTGCCTCTCCAATGACTATCGCGATTTAGAAATTGGAGTCGATAGTACCCCCCTCAAGGAACGGTTCGCTGAACGACGGGCTGCGGGTGAAGACTTACGGGCCGCCATGACCTTTCCCGGAGGAACCCATGACTGCTGGATTCGCTACTGGCTGGCGGCGGGAGGGATTGACCCAGACCAGGAGATTTCGACGATTGTCGTCCCCCCACCCCAGATGGTGGCTAATATGCGGGTTGGCAATATGGATACCTTCTGTGTTGGGGAACCCTGGCCCCTGCAATTGGTGAACCAAGATATTGGCTATAACGCCTTAACCACTGGGGAACTCTGGCAAGACCATCCTGAGAAAGCCCTAGGAATGCGGGCAGATTGGGTTGACGAACATCCCAAAGCCGCCCGGGCGTTGTTGATGGGAACCCTAGAAGCCCAAATCTGGTGTAGTGAACCGGAGAATGTGGAGGAGATGTGTCAGATTCTCTCCCGCCGGGCTTGGTTCAATGTGCCGTTTGATGACATTATCGACCGGTCTCGGGGTATTTATGATTTCGGCATCGGTGAGGTGAGGGAAATGCCAGATTTGATGCAGAAATACTGGCGGGATAATGCGTCCTATCCCTTCAAAAGTCATGAGCTCTGGTTCCTCACTGAAAATATCCGTTGGGGGTATCTGCCCCCGGATGCGGATATTAAAGGCATGGTGGACCGAGTAAATCGGGAAGACCTCTGGCGAGAAGCGGCTGAAGCCATCGGCCAGGGAGACATGATTCCCGAAAGCACCTCTCGAGGTCCCGAAACCTTCTTTGATGGCAAGGTCTTTGACCCAGAAGACCCCCAAGATTATCTCAAGAGTTTAGAGATTACCCGAATTTAA
- a CDS encoding NACHT C-terminal alpha/beta 1 domain-containing protein — MGRRIAFCQKLTGVIAFRKRLGRRIAFLTSEPLEAPLKGFPPNQPNLISAIETWLGEI, encoded by the coding sequence CTGGGCAGGAGAATCGCCTTTTGCCAAAAACTGACGGGGGTAATTGCGTTCCGGAAGCGTCTGGGTAGGAGAATCGCATTTCTCACCTCAGAACCCCTAGAAGCGCCGTTAAAAGGCTTTCCCCCCAATCAACCGAATCTGATATCGGCGATCGAAACTTGGTTAGGGGAGATTTGA
- the ntrB gene encoding nitrate ABC transporter permease, with amino-acid sequence MTSPTYRRRHKFQFSPQRWLKAVLNKGKKLIPSAVAILIFLVVWEVFTAVSDSTLPGPIRTVSETWELIIDPFFDHGGIDKGLFWQILTSLQRVALGFSLAVVVGVSLGVLIGTNTLMYRALDPIFQILRTIPPLAWLPISLAGFERANPSAIFVIFITAIWPIIINTTEGVRQIPQDYNNVSRVLRLDRKTYFFKILFPATVPYIFTGLKIGIGLSWLAIIAAEMLIGGVGIGFFIWDAWNSSRMSDIILAVIYVGVVGLLLDKFITFLASLVVSED; translated from the coding sequence ATGACTTCTCCTACTTATCGCCGACGCCATAAATTTCAATTTTCCCCACAACGGTGGCTTAAAGCCGTTCTTAACAAGGGGAAAAAGCTGATTCCATCTGCGGTTGCTATTCTGATTTTCCTGGTTGTTTGGGAGGTGTTCACCGCTGTTTCCGATTCGACGTTGCCCGGTCCTATCCGCACAGTGTCAGAAACTTGGGAATTGATTATCGACCCGTTTTTTGACCACGGCGGCATTGATAAGGGGCTATTCTGGCAAATTTTGACGAGTTTGCAACGGGTGGCCTTGGGGTTCTCCCTCGCTGTGGTGGTGGGAGTCTCGTTAGGAGTTCTGATTGGTACGAACACTCTAATGTACCGTGCCTTAGACCCGATTTTTCAAATCTTGAGAACGATTCCCCCCTTGGCTTGGCTACCGATTTCCTTGGCAGGCTTTGAGCGAGCAAACCCTTCGGCTATTTTTGTGATTTTTATTACAGCAATTTGGCCGATTATTATCAATACAACTGAGGGAGTGCGGCAAATTCCTCAGGATTATAATAATGTGTCACGGGTGCTACGACTTGACCGCAAGACCTATTTCTTTAAAATCCTCTTCCCGGCAACGGTTCCCTATATTTTTACGGGACTCAAGATTGGGATTGGTCTGTCTTGGCTGGCAATTATCGCCGCCGAAATGTTGATTGGTGGTGTGGGTATTGGTTTCTTTATCTGGGATGCCTGGAACAGTTCTCGCATGAGTGACATTATCCTAGCGGTGATTTATGTCGGGGTCGTCGGCCTACTGCTGGATAAGTTTATTACCTTCTTGGCCAGTTTGGTGGTGTCTGAAGACTAA
- a CDS encoding SH3 domain-containing protein, whose translation MRKVKPKIRLVVLGAIILAVGAIAIGLAFRPDAEKDLKANGDALFEPIVGNPGFEGETPPEVRRNFPDGEFRGADFYPRAKARIRSNRVNVRRLATLNTGSIARLSEGTVVEVVDRIDNSEDGYIWYKVVLPESDRQGWVRGDLLTQISD comes from the coding sequence ATGAGGAAGGTTAAACCCAAAATTAGGCTCGTTGTCCTGGGTGCTATTATACTGGCAGTAGGTGCGATCGCTATTGGTTTAGCGTTCAGGCCTGATGCTGAAAAGGATTTGAAGGCTAATGGGGATGCTCTGTTTGAGCCGATAGTGGGGAATCCTGGCTTTGAGGGGGAAACGCCGCCAGAGGTGAGGCGCAATTTTCCTGATGGTGAGTTTCGGGGTGCTGATTTTTACCCGCGAGCCAAGGCTAGAATTAGGAGTAATCGGGTAAATGTTCGCCGACTGGCTACTCTCAACACTGGAAGTATTGCTAGGTTATCGGAGGGGACGGTGGTGGAGGTGGTCGATCGCATTGATAATTCTGAGGATGGTTATATTTGGTATAAGGTTGTGCTTCCCGAAAGCGATCGCCAGGGATGGGTTCGCGGCGATTTACTTACCCAGATATCCGATTAA
- a CDS encoding NACHT C-terminal alpha/beta 1 domain-containing protein, protein MSTPTQPTLKAIAKRLRRRVRFLTSEPLEAPLKGFPPNQPNLISAIETWLGEI, encoded by the coding sequence ATTTCCACCCCGACCCAACCCACCCTAAAAGCGATCGCGAAGCGTCTCCGTAGGAGAGTACGATTTCTCACCTCAGAACCCCTAGAAGCGCCGTTAAAAGGCTTTCCCCCCAATCAACCGAATCTGATATCTGCGATCGAAACCTGGTTAGGGGAGATTTGA
- a CDS encoding type II toxin-antitoxin system VapC family toxin — translation MIIVDTGFWVALANKNDNYHEAAKQTFSQYHEPLITTWCVVTETCYFLQTRRGVQASVTFISAISEGLFQVFEIKPNQITRLKYLMNKYRDVPMDLADASLVLLAEEYKTGRILSLDVKDFSIYQWNNNNYFENLFRS, via the coding sequence ATGATTATTGTTGATACCGGGTTTTGGGTTGCCTTAGCCAACAAAAATGATAACTACCATGAAGCCGCTAAACAAACGTTTAGTCAATATCATGAACCGCTGATTACCACATGGTGTGTTGTCACCGAAACCTGCTACTTTCTACAAACTCGTCGCGGAGTCCAAGCTTCGGTTACGTTTATTAGTGCCATATCTGAGGGATTATTCCAAGTTTTTGAAATTAAGCCTAACCAGATTACTAGACTCAAATATTTGATGAATAAATATCGCGATGTTCCCATGGATTTAGCTGACGCATCCCTGGTTTTGTTGGCAGAAGAATATAAAACTGGACGAATTTTATCATTAGATGTTAAGGATTTTAGTATTTATCAATGGAATAATAACAATTATTTTGAGAATCTTTTCAGATCTTAA
- a CDS encoding type II toxin-antitoxin system VapC family toxin, translating into MSPKIIVDTGVLIAFLLPKDKFHSWAVNQLSKITAPVITNEAVITEACFLARRIHQGQATILKLIKQGHLVIPFTLIQEIEAIESLMQRYVSVPMSLADACLVRMSEMYEDSQIITLDSDFTIYRKHRNQTIPIIMPLDN; encoded by the coding sequence ATGAGTCCAAAAATCATTGTAGACACGGGAGTTTTAATTGCTTTTCTGTTGCCCAAGGATAAATTTCATTCTTGGGCTGTTAACCAATTATCCAAAATTACCGCCCCCGTCATCACCAATGAAGCCGTCATCACAGAAGCCTGTTTTCTGGCCCGAAGAATTCATCAAGGACAAGCAACTATCTTAAAATTAATCAAACAAGGACATCTGGTTATACCCTTCACCTTAATCCAAGAAATAGAAGCGATAGAGAGCCTCATGCAACGCTATGTTTCAGTCCCTATGTCGTTAGCCGATGCCTGTTTAGTGAGGATGAGTGAAATGTATGAAGATAGCCAAATTATTACCCTAGATAGTGATTTTACCATCTATCGAAAACACAGAAACCAAACGATTCCGATTATTATGCCACTGGATAATTAA
- a CDS encoding Uma2 family endonuclease, which yields MTQSPDPTIVPPAFPDHTQLPESDGTFTQNFFKHPQSILLTDSLESTLQTLHPNGQYAIGQNSGIYWRETDPPERGAEAPDWFYVPNVPPQLDGQYRRSYVLWREYAAPFIAIELTSGDGSEQRDKTPLSRSPEGVNQRPGKFWAYEQIIRIPYYVIYLIQTHELEVYRWVGGRYDRWEANDRGRYPIATMGVELGVWEGSYQNQTQQWLRWWDNQGNLLLTGSELAKLERQRADRAEQSQREAVPKLLSRGLSIQQVAEALSLSVEDVEKLGSVKD from the coding sequence ATGACTCAAAGCCCAGACCCGACAATAGTACCGCCGGCTTTTCCCGATCATACCCAATTACCTGAATCCGACGGTACCTTTACACAAAACTTTTTCAAACATCCCCAGAGTATTTTATTGACCGATTCTCTGGAAAGTACATTGCAAACCCTCCACCCCAATGGACAATATGCGATCGGTCAAAATTCCGGCATTTATTGGCGGGAAACTGACCCGCCGGAACGGGGTGCCGAAGCCCCAGATTGGTTCTATGTTCCCAATGTGCCACCGCAATTAGATGGTCAATATCGCCGTTCTTATGTATTATGGCGGGAGTATGCCGCTCCCTTTATTGCCATTGAATTAACCAGCGGTGATGGTTCGGAACAACGAGACAAAACCCCCCTCTCTCGATCGCCAGAAGGCGTTAACCAAAGACCTGGAAAATTTTGGGCTTATGAGCAGATTATTCGCATTCCCTATTATGTCATTTATCTGATTCAAACCCATGAGTTAGAGGTTTATCGCTGGGTGGGTGGTCGCTATGATCGCTGGGAAGCCAACGATCGCGGACGTTACCCGATCGCCACTATGGGAGTCGAGTTAGGCGTGTGGGAAGGTAGCTATCAAAATCAGACCCAGCAATGGTTACGGTGGTGGGATAACCAGGGTAATTTATTGCTCACTGGTAGCGAACTCGCTAAACTCGAACGCCAACGAGCCGATCGCGCCGAACAAAGCCAACGAGAAGCCGTTCCTAAACTGCTGTCAAGGGGTTTAAGTATACAGCAAGTAGCTGAGGCTTTGTCCTTGTCCGTGGAAGATGTGGAAAAACTCGGCTCGGTTAAAGATTAA
- a CDS encoding DUF2281 domain-containing protein — MLTLEIAIQKIQKLPPEQWQKLLEFIEFLEYQSSHQKTAPQTIETPEVSFAEAAKEFMGCLDSDLEDLSHNPQYLEGLGEE, encoded by the coding sequence ATGCTTACCCTAGAAATAGCCATCCAAAAAATTCAAAAATTGCCCCCTGAACAATGGCAAAAGTTACTTGAATTCATCGAATTCTTAGAATACCAATCTAGCCACCAGAAAACAGCGCCCCAAACCATAGAAACCCCTGAAGTTTCATTCGCAGAAGCAGCGAAAGAATTTATGGGCTGTCTCGATAGTGATTTAGAGGATTTGTCCCACAATCCTCAATATTTAGAAGGATTAGGTGAAGAATGA
- a CDS encoding NACHT C-terminal alpha/beta 1 domain-containing protein, protein MLTSEPLEAPLKGFPPNQPNLISAIETWLEEI, encoded by the coding sequence TTGCTCACCTCCGAACCCCTAGAAGCGCCGTTAAAAGGCTTTCCCCCCAATCAACCGAATCTGATATCTGCGATCGAAACCTGGTTAGAGGAAATTTGA